Proteins co-encoded in one Chitinophagales bacterium genomic window:
- a CDS encoding RNA-binding S4 domain-containing protein translates to MKSPADKIRIDKWLWAVRIFKTRTLAAAACDKGKVTIQSQPVKASRLVQAGTIIAVRNGAFTLHYEVLQPAGNRLSATLAQTCCRNVTDEAVLRSMQLHAAEMQLLHSRGEGRPTKRDRRALDDLLNEQDE, encoded by the coding sequence ATGAAATCACCGGCAGACAAGATCCGAATTGACAAATGGCTGTGGGCTGTAAGGATTTTTAAGACCCGCACGCTGGCTGCGGCAGCCTGTGACAAAGGGAAGGTCACCATACAAAGCCAACCTGTTAAGGCCTCACGGCTGGTGCAGGCGGGCACAATTATCGCCGTCAGAAATGGTGCTTTTACCCTGCACTATGAGGTATTGCAACCGGCGGGAAACAGGCTGAGTGCCACACTCGCACAAACCTGCTGCAGAAATGTAACTGATGAAGCTGTATTGCGCAGCATGCAGCTCCATGCGGCGGAAATGCAGTTGTTGCATAGCCGTGGTGAAGGCCGGCCCACCAAGAGAGACAGGAGGGCATTGGATGATCTGTTGAATGAGCAGGATGAATGA